From the Myripristis murdjan chromosome 14, fMyrMur1.1, whole genome shotgun sequence genome, one window contains:
- the rabgef1 gene encoding rab5 GDP/GTP exchange factor, translated as MSQRTERRGIHVDQSDLLCKKGCGYYGNAAWQGLCSKCWREEYQRARQKQIQDDWALAEKLQREEEAAYASSQGAQSQPQPQSQPQSQSQSQSQSQSTPPQAQPGSTSLGPFSKFEEKKTNEKTRKVTTVKKFFSPSSRTAPKKESQDGKTPSPSISRQSSMETDRVSRDFVDFLKNLQKPGREIHKQCRAFIESLSCKKDLSADELSECVQDFYQNMSDRLMSHFKGSSECVEQVMDQVEKYIMTRLYKSVFCPETTDDEKKDLATQNRIRALHWVTIQMLCVSMDEEIPEVSDNVVKAITDIIEMDSKRVPRDKLACITHCSKHIFSAIKITKNEPASADDFLPALIYIVLKANPPRLQSNIQYITRFCNPSRLMTGEDGYYFTNLCCAVAFIEKLDAQSLNLSPEDFERYMSGQASPRQHDSDAGWPQTGPAPSTVATNTALAQLHDNLEALLGLSSRQENLMEAAQSLQSDLVSWQESVQQEVKDILEKYPLEIRPPAASAIDADNVENDRLPPPLTPQVFAG; from the exons ATGAGTCAGAGGACTGAGCGCCGTGGGATCCATGTGGACCAATCAGACCTGCTGTGCAAAAAGGGATGCGGTTACTATGGCAATGCAGCATGGCAGGGATTATGCTCCAAGTGCTGGAGGGAGGAGTACCAGCGAGCGAGGCAGAAACAGATCCAGGATGACTGGGCCTTGGCTGAGAA GCTGCAGCGGGAAGAGGAAGCAGCGTATGCCAGCAGCCAGGGAGCGCAGTctcagccccagccccagtcccagccccagtcccagtcccagtcccagtcccagtcccagtccacACCACCACAGGCCCAGCCAGGCAGCACCTCTCTGGGCCCCTTCTCGAAGTTTGAGGAGAAGAAGACCAATGAGAAGACACGGAAAGTGACCACGGTTAAGAAGTTCTTCAGCCCCTCATCGCGCACAGCCCCCAAGAAGG AATCCCAAGACGGCAAGACACCCAGCCCATCCATTAGCCGCCAGTCGAGTATGGAGACAGACCGAGTGTCCAGGGACTTTGTGGACTTCCTCAAAAACCTCCAGAAGCCCGGCCGAGAGATCCACAAGCAGTGCCGCGCCTTCATCGAGAGCCTCTCTTGCAAGAAG gacCTTAGTGCTGATGAActgtcagagtgtgttcaggatTTCTACCAGAACATGTCTGACCGTCTGATGAGCCACTTTAAAG GCTCCTCAGAGTGTGTGGAGCAGGTGATGGACCAGGTGGAGAAGTACATCATGACGCGTCTGTACAAGAGCGTCTTCTGCCCAGAAACCACCGACGATGAGAAGAAAGACCTGGCCACGCAGAACAGGATAAG ggcGTTACACTGGGTCACCATCCAGATGCTGTGTGTATCTATGGATGAGGAAATCCCTGAGGTCTCTGACAACGTGGTCAAAGCAATAACAG ATATCATTGAGATGGACTCCAAGAGGGTTCCTCGGGACAAGCTGGCATgcatcacacactgcagcaagCACATCTTCAGCGCCATCAAGATCACCAAGAACGAGCCGGCCTCAGCTGACGACTTCCTCCCTGCACTCATTTACATCGTGCTGAAGGCAAACCCCCCACGGCTCCAGTCCAACATCCAGTACATCACCCGCTTCTGTAACCCCAGCAGGCTGATGACCGGAGAGGACGGCTACTATTTCACCAACctg TGCTGTGCTGTGGCCTTCATCGAGAAGCTGGATGCCCAGTCTCTCAACCTGTCCCCGGAGGACTTTGAGCGCTACATGTCGGGCCAGGCCTCCCCTCGACAACACGACTCGGACGCCGGCTGGCCCCAGACCGGCCCCGCGCCCAGCACCGTCGCCACCAACACCGCCTTAGCTCAGCTCCACGACAACCTGGAGGCGCTGCTGGGCCTCAGCAGTCGACAGGAGAATCTGATGGAGGCTGCCCAGAGCCTGCAGAGTGACCTTGTGTCCTGGCAGGAGAGCGTGCAGCAGGAGGTGAAGGACATCCTGGAGAAATACCCCCTCGAAATCCGGCCTCCCGCGGCTTCCGCCATCGATGCCGACAATGTGGAAAACGATCGCCTGCCGCCGCCCCTCACACCCCAAGTGTTTGCTGGGTAG